A genomic window from Solanum dulcamara chromosome 11, daSolDulc1.2, whole genome shotgun sequence includes:
- the LOC129874153 gene encoding uncharacterized protein LOC129874153, whose protein sequence is MNVSSKINLFICLFIFHLLAAGSVKIGIYELKKGDFSIKITNYGATIISVLLPDKYGKIGDVVLGYDTIEEYKNGTSYFGASLGRVANRIGGAQFTLNGTLYKLVPNEGKNMIHGGPKGFSKVVWKVSKYVKDGPRPYITLTYFSADGEEGFPGAVLASVTFALKDPYKLSVVFKAKALNKATPINLSHHPYWNIGGHTSGDILSNVIQIFGSHITLVDKELIPTGEIAPVKNTPYDFLKPRKVGSRINKLQNGYDINYALDSTAKMKPVGTVYDKKSGRVMDVKASAPGVQFYTSNWDKSIKGKGGFMYQPHAALSLETLVFPDAVNHPNFPSSIVNPGERYVHSVLYTFSIKK, encoded by the exons ATGAATGTGTCTTCAAAGATTAATTTGTTCATCTGTTTATTCATTTTTCATCTGTTGGCTGCTGGCAGTGTTAAGATAGGAATTTATGAGTTAAAGAAAGGAGATTTCTCTATTAAGATCACTAATTATGGTGCCACAATCATATCCGTTCTTCTTCCTGATAAGTATG GAAAAATAGGTGATGTTGTTCTTGGATATGACACCATCGAAGAATACAAG AATGGTACAAGTTATTTTGGAGCCTCCCTTGGAAGAGTCGCTAACCGGATTGGTGGTGCTCAATTTACACTGAATGGAACCCTTTATAAGCTTGTTCCCAATGAAGGCAAAAACATGATACATG GTGGCCCTAAAGGATTTAGCAAAGTTGTCTGGAAGGTGAGCAAGTACGTAAAAGATGGTCCCCGTCCTTACATAACTTTAACTTACTTCAGTGCTGATGGTGAAGAAG GATTTCCTGGTGCAGTTCTTGCCTCTGTTACCTTTGCATTGAAAGATCCTTACAAACTTAGTGTTGTATTTAAGGCAAAAGCTCTGAACAAGGCCACGCCAATTAACCTGTCTCACCACCCTTACTGGAACATCGGTGGACACACCAGTGGCGATATCTTGTCCAATGTCATTCAAATCTTTGGATCACACATCACACTAGTTGATAAAGAACTCATTCCGACAGGAGAAATTGCCCCCGTCAAGAACACACCCTATGATTTCCTGAAACCCCGTAAAGTGGGGAGTAGGATCAACAAACTCCAAAATGGATATGACATCAACTATGCACTCGACAGCACTGCAAAAATGAAACCTGTGGGGACAGTTTATGATAAGAAGTCTGGAAGAGTGATGGATGTAAAAGCATCTGCACCTGGTGTTCAATTCTACACTTCAAATTGGGACAAAAGTATAAAAGGGAAAGGTGGATTTATGTATCAGCctcatgcagcattgtctttgGAAACTCTAGTGTTTCCAGACGCTGTGAATCACCCAAATTTCCCATCGTCAATTGTGAATCCGGGAGAGAGATACGTTCACTCAGTGTTGTATACGTTCTCCATCAAAAAATAG